From the genome of Methanobrevibacter smithii ATCC 35061, one region includes:
- a CDS encoding MnhB domain-containing protein, whose product MSQNSVILKLIALPIAIFVSCMGIMTILGGHITPGGGFQGGAMITAGVILCILVYGLDKSPINFSHNFVDIVESFGILVYIGLGLVGLFFAGAFLYNVGTDLSGVVPGFVRTIFHYPDVTNAGIVPYLNIVVGLKVFVGLSAIVIAFMGFKKFEEEN is encoded by the coding sequence ATGAGTCAGAATAGTGTGATTTTAAAGTTGATAGCTTTACCTATTGCAATTTTTGTATCATGTATGGGAATAATGACTATTTTGGGAGGACATATAACTCCTGGAGGTGGTTTCCAAGGTGGAGCTATGATTACTGCAGGTGTTATTCTATGTATTTTGGTGTATGGATTAGATAAATCCCCAATAAATTTTTCTCATAATTTTGTAGATATTGTAGAAAGTTTCGGAATTTTGGTTTATATTGGTCTTGGTCTTGTAGGTTTATTCTTTGCAGGTGCTTTCTTGTATAATGTAGGAACAGATCTTTCAGGAGTAGTTCCAGGATTTGTAAGAACAATTTTCCATTATCCTGATGTAACAAATGCAGGAATAGTCCCGTATTTAAATATAGTTGTTGGATTAAAAGTGTTTGTTGGTTTAAGTGCAATTGTTATAGCTTTCATGGGATTTAAAAAATTTGAAGAGGAAAACTGA
- a CDS encoding energy-converting hydrogenase B, subunit H, EhbH has protein sequence MSNSIKTLVASVVAVLFSISLFDALFNLNKVIVPGVSNIYNALGTSISPNLITVVIFDFRGYDTLGESIILLTAGLVVLLVFGRGRLGGKEE, from the coding sequence TTGTCTAACAGTATTAAAACTTTAGTTGCATCAGTAGTGGCTGTATTATTTTCTATATCTTTATTTGATGCATTATTTAACTTAAATAAAGTCATTGTTCCTGGTGTAAGTAATATTTACAATGCTTTAGGTACCAGCATATCTCCAAACTTAATTACTGTTGTAATTTTTGATTTTAGAGGTTATGATACCTTAGGTGAGTCTATTATATTACTGACTGCAGGTTTAGTTGTTTTACTTGTATTTGGTAGAGGAAGATTAGGGGGTAAAGAAGAATGA